In Kryptolebias marmoratus isolate JLee-2015 linkage group LG4, ASM164957v2, whole genome shotgun sequence, the following proteins share a genomic window:
- the tomm6 gene encoding mitochondrial import receptor subunit TOM6 homolog, with translation MSGSNVKKGSSPKVVEWISSACRFATDRNDFRRNLLVNLGLFAAGVWVARNLSDFDLTSPQPVT, from the exons ATGAGCGGCTCTAACGTCAAAAAGGGGTCTTCTCCCAAGGTGGTGGAGTGGATTAGCTCTGCCTGCCGGTTTGCGACAGACAGGAATGACTTCAGGAg gAATCTTCTGGTCAACCTGGGCTTGTTCGCTGCCGGTGTTTGGGTGGCAAGAAATCTCTCAGACTTTGACTTGACGTCTCCTCAGCCGGTGACATAA
- the LOC108231142 gene encoding ubiquinol-cytochrome-c reductase complex assembly factor 2 isoform X1, protein MSATRYRRFLKLCEEWPRDEMKKGRDLGTFLRQRVASAFREGENTQIADPEKCDQMYESLARINGNVYRQRFPRVRDTSFTGITTEECRVLLSESMQQSTDEEKKGLWKTLINRFSFKASEDVPEKAPEKAPEK, encoded by the exons ATGTCTGCGACCAGGTACCGACGGTTTCTGAAGCTGTGCGAGGAGTGGCCCCGGGACGAAATGAAGAAGGGCCGTGATTTGGGGACGTTTCTGCGTCAGAGGGTTGCTTCTGCCTTCCGCGAGGGTGAAAACACGCAG ATTGCAGATCCAGAGAAATGTGACCAGATGTATGAAAGTTTGGCCCGTATCAACGGAAACGTGTACAGACAAAGA tttcCTCGTGTGAGAGACACAAGTTTCACTGGAATAACGACAGAAGAGTGCAGAGTGCTTTTGTCAG AAAGCATGCAACAAAGCACGGACGAGGAGAAGAAGGGTTTGTggaaaactttaataaacagattCTCCTTCAAGGCATCGGAAGACGTTCCAGAAAAAGCTCCTGAAAAAGCTCCCGAAAAATAG
- the tspo gene encoding translocator protein: MWLPLIGMTALPHVGGIYGGIVTRKQVKTWYPSLKKPSWRPPNAAFPVVWTCLYTGMGYGSYLIWKELGGFTEDALVPLGLYGLQLALNWAWTPIFFGAHKIKWALIEIVFLTGTVGATMVSWYPVNRTASLLLAPYLAWLCLATTLNYCIWRDNPEKKEE; the protein is encoded by the exons ATGTGGCTGCCTCTGATCGGGATGACGGCCCTGCCGCACGTCGGCGGGATCTACGGTGGCATTGTCACGCGCAAACAAGTGAAGACCTGGTACCCAAGCCTGAAGAAACCCTCGTGGCGCCCACCGAACGCAGCGTTCCCCGTGGTGTGGACGTGTCTGTACACAGGGATGGG GTATGGTTCCTACCTGATCTGGAAAGAGCTTGGGGGCTTCACTGAAGATGCGCTGGTTCCCCTGGGACTGTATGGACTGCAGCTGGCTCTGAACTGGGCCTGGACTCCGATTTTCTTTGGCGCACACAAGATAAAATGG GCCCTGATTGAGATCGTGTTTCTCACTGGGACCGTCGGAGCCACCATGGTGTCCTGGTATCCCGTCAACCGCACCGCCTCCCTGCTCCTGGCACCCTACCTGGCCTGGCTGTGCCTCGCCACCACCCTCAACTACTGCATATGGAGGGACAACCCCGAGAAGAAAGAAGAGTAG
- the sirt4 gene encoding NAD-dependent protein lipoamidase sirtuin-4, mitochondrial gives MRLPWRAVPPPVRTVSSVPAGRLNFVPACSTADGASLELLRDFVSRARRLFVITGAGFSTESGIPDYRSEGVGLYARTDRRPMQHAEFTRCAKSRQRYWARNFVGWPQFSSHQPNRGHAALRRWEDGGRLHWLLTQNVDGLHSKAGQKRLTELHGCSHRVTCLGCGDVTAREDLQRRFVSLNPEWTAQAGAVAPDGDIFLEDEQVLNFRVPPCERCGGILKPNVTFFGDTVDRATVRFVHNRLAESDSVLVLGSSLQVYSGYRFLLAASDRKMPVAILNIGPTRADHLAELKVSGRCGEVLAALQPL, from the exons ATGAGACTGCCGTGGCGGGCCGTCCCTCCTCCTGTCAGGACGGTCTCCTCGGTCCCCGCGGGGAGGCTGAACTTCGTCCCCGCCTGCAGTACCGCGGACGGCGCCTCCCTGGAGCTGCTGCGGGACTTCGTGAGCCGAGCCCGGCGGCTGTTCGTCATCACCGGAGCGGGGTTCTCCACCGAGTCGGGCATCCCCGACTACCGCTCGGAGGGCGTCGGGCTCTACGCGCGCACCGACAGGCGACCCATGCAGCACGCCGAGTTCACCCGCTGCGCCAAGTCCCGCCAGCGGTACTGGGCCAGGAACTTCGTCGGGTGGCCGCAGTTCTCGTCCCACCAGCCGAACCGCGGCCACGCGGCGCTGCGGCGCTGGGAGGACGGAGGGAGGCTGCACTGGCTGCTCACCCAGAACGTGGACGGTCTGCACTCAAAGGCAGGGCAGAAGAGGCTCACGGAGCTCCACGGCTGCTCCCACAG AGTGACGTGTCTGGGTTGCGGTGACGTCACAGCCAGGGAGGATCTGCAGAGACGATTCGTCTCCTTAAACCCGGAGTGGACAGCTCAGGCGGGTGCTGTGGCGCCGGACGGTGACATCTTCCTGGAAGACGAGCAGGTCCTCAACTTCCGAGTGCCCCCCTGTGAGCGGTGCGGGGGGATACTGAAGCCCAACGTGACGTTCTTCGGAGACACCGTCGACCGAGCGACCGTCCGGTTCGTTCATAACAGACTGGCGGAGTCGGACTCGGTGCTGGTGTTGGGATCGTCCTTACAG GTGTACTCAGGCTACAGGTTTTTACTGGCAGCGAGCGACAGGAAGATGCCGGTCGCCATTCTGAACATCGGCCCCACCAGAGCGGACCACCTGGCTGAGCTGAAAGTGAGCGGCCGCTGCGGCGAGGTGCTGGCAGCCCTTCAGCCTCTCTGA
- the lg4h1orf74 gene encoding UPF0739 protein C1orf74 homolog, which yields MSVQELFVGAARKCLSVGRKSLSVPQSLDLAAQVSAVSVGLKPALLYDSNGAGAAQVQHYLSSLQSLQLVSESLLTLDLDGNSLVVNAGAVRSTLEQVLHGDSVAVVDVRHSLDGPAVSDARRRELGSAAEGLLTLLEGFQRRGEAEKPLRVGEECEEWNLCTVFGVLLGFPVTYWFDQAESFENCLSMTPLMVVTASATWEAAGARHRCCLYSFSVPAALQEETQTELENWKLRLRERFEQQNVLKDLSISQSTVTLPSVCL from the coding sequence ATGTCGGTTCAGGAGCTCTTTGTGGGCGCAGCTCGTAAATGCCTGTCCGTCGGCAGAAAGTCTCTCTCCGTTCCTCAGAGTCTGGATCTCGCCGCTCAGGTCTCGGCTGTTAGCGTGGGCTTGAAACCTGCTCTTCTCTACGACAGCAACGGCGCCGGCGCGGCGCAGGTCCAGCACTATCTGAGCTCCCTGCAGTCTCTCCAGCTCGTGTCCGAATCCCTTCTCACGCTGGATCTGGACGGAAACAGTCTCGTTGTCAACGCAGGCGCAGTCCGGTCGACCCTGGAGCAGGTGCTTCACGGCGACAGCGTGGCCGTCGTCGACGTTCGCCACTCGCTGGACGGGCCCGCCGTCTCTGACGCTCGGAGGAGAGAACTGGGGAGCGCGGCGGAGGGTTTGCTGACGCTTCTGGAAGGATTTCAGCGACGCGGAGAGGCCGAGAAACCTCTTCGTGTCGGGGAGGAATGCGAGGAGTGGAACCTGTGCACAGTTTTTGGCGTTTTACTGGGCTTTCCCGTCACCTACTGGTTCGACCAGGCCGAGAGCTTTGAGAACTGCCTGTCCATGACTCCCCTGATGGTGGTAACAGCTTCAGCGACGTGGGAGGCAGCCGGCGCCCGTCACAGATGTTGTCTGTATTCCTTCAGTGTCCCGGCCGCCCTGCAGGAGGAGACGCAGACTGAGCTGGAGAACTGGAAGCTTCGTCTGCGGGAGAGATTCGAGCAGCAAAACGTCCTGAAGGATCTCAGTATCAGTCAGTCCACAGTCACTCTGCCCTCCGTCTGTTTGTGA
- the frs3 gene encoding fibroblast growth factor receptor substrate 2, with amino-acid sequence MGSCWSCLYRDPIRDNHLTKFKVINVDDEGNELGSGIMELTQTELILHTRKRDAIRWPYLCLRRYGYDSNLFSFESGRRCQTGQGIFAFKCSRAEEIFNLLQELMQCNSINVVEESMMMSRSGHTPEMDMSRTPQTPNTPAFPVQSFPNGYPGYPIRGDSSQPSLSDDHGHSLMALEDQTHTYVNTVSMEGDLSMRHCVHSLPEVRPSALPETTRGAMPVGGQGNPQSNLRCFPLEERKDPQVFLQPSSQEVKFMLGPTPAQRHLLERERHGHNPHSLQPAEGATGSETEGDEPSMHLCNSHSYHHFHHHLHRHPSHEQSDSCQSGELTYENINGLRSVRKQRLSPSSVSQSVGSSSSSSTGDSHPHSLMHSLSHGPSSLPPQGYACDRGMGGGHRRTALLNYENLPSLPPVWEYSALQRDDEQEEDDEDQDEDEYEEEEDDFDEYEFSEGPGTPNGYHQDSRGIHRDALQNYVNTEQVQPPRLRHACPPHPRPCRPDSGGRIFSFDFRRRSRSGVGGCEHGHMPPSRQLNYIQVDLEGEPPCQALSSGGTQPQHQRLPPKKCGPPAPRRSECYAVIDLKKTAAMSNLQKAMPRDDGTSRKTRHNSTDLPL; translated from the exons ATggggagctgctggagctgtcTGTACAGAGACCCCATCCGAGACAACCATCTCACCAAGTTTAAG GTCATCAACGTGGACGATGAGGGCAACGAGCTGGGCTCTGGGATCATGGAGCTCACCCAGACGGAGCTCATACTCCACACGCGGAAGAGAGATGCCATCCGGTGGCCGTATCTCTGCCTGCGGCGCTACGGCTACGACTCCAACCTGTTCTCCTTCGAGAGCGGACGGCGCTGTCAGACAGGGCAGG gaatCTTTGCGTTCAAGTGTTCCCGGGCAGAGGAGATCTTCAACCTGCTCCAGGAGCTGATGCAGTGTAACAGCATCAACGTGGTGGAGGAGTCGATGATGATGAGCCGCAGTGGTCACACGCCAGAAATGGACATGTCTCGCACGCCGCAGACTCCCAACA CTCCAGCCTTTCCTGTCCAGTCGTTTCCCAACGGATATCCCGGTTATCCAATCCGAGGTGATTCTTCCCAGCCTTCTCTTTCTGACGATCACGGGCACAGCCTCATGGCTTTGGAAGACCAG ACTCACACCTACGTGAACACTGTGAGTATGGAGGGGGACCTTTCCATGCGTCACTGTGTGCACTCTCTGCCCGAGGTGCGGCCCAGCGCTTTGCCCGAGACAACACGGGGGGCCATGCCCGTCGGGGGCCAAGGGAATCCACAATCCAACCTGCGATGCTTTCCGCTTGAGGAGCGCAAAGACCCTCAGGTGTTCCTGCAGCCGTCCTCGCAGGAAGTGAAATTCATGCTGGGCCCCACTCCGGCACAACGCCACCTGCTGGAGCGGGAGAGGCACGGGCACAATCCTCACTCCCTTCAGCCAGCAGAGGGTGCAACAGGCTCAGAGACGGAGGGAGACGAGCCCTCCATGCACCTGTGCAACTCTCACTCCTACCACCATTTCCACCACCACCTGCACCGGCACCCGAGCCACGAGCAGTCGGACAGCTGCCAGAGCGGCGAGCTCACCTACGAGAACATCAACGGCCTGCGGAGCGTCCGCAAGCAGCGCCTGAGCCCCAGCAGCGTGTCGCAGTCCGTGGGttcgagcagcagcagcagcacgggCGACAGTCACCCCCACTCTCTCATGCACTCACTCTCCCACGGCCCGTCATCTCTCCCCCCGCAGGGCTACGCTTGCGACCGGGGCATGGGCGGAGGCCACCGTCGGACAGCTCTTCTGAACTACGAGAACCTGCCGTCTCTGCCGCCGGTGTGGGAGTACAGCGCCTTACAGCGAGATGATgagcaggaggaggatgacGAAGACCAGGACGAGGACGAATacgaagaggaagaggatgactTCGATGAGTACGAGTTCTCAGAAGGCCCAGGGACGCCCAATGGGTACCACCAGGACAGTCGGGGCATCCACAGAGACGCCCTTCAGAACTATGTGAACACGGAGCAGGTCCAGCCTCCCCGGCTTCGACACGCCTGCCCCCCTCATCCACGGCCGTGTCGACCGGACAGTGGGGGGAGAATATTTAGCTTTGATTTCCGCAGACGATCGCGTTCAGGGGTCGGCGGCTGCGAGCACGGCCACATGCCTCCGTCGCGGCAGCTGAATTACATCCAGGTGGATCTGGAGGGGGAGCCTCCCTGCCAGGCCCTCAGCAGCGGGGGCACCCAGCCACAGCACCAGCGCCTACCACCCAAAAAATGTGGCCCGCCCGCACCCCGACGCAGCGAGTGCTACGCAGTCATCGACCTGAAGAAGACAGCTGCCATGTCCAACCTGCAGAAAGCGATGCCCAGGGATGATGGGACTTCCAGAAAGACTCGCCACAACAGCACAGACCTGCCTCTGTAA
- the LOC108231142 gene encoding ubiquinol-cytochrome-c reductase complex assembly factor 2 isoform X2, with protein sequence MSATRYRRFLKLCEEWPRDEMKKGRDLGTFLRQRVASAFREGENTQIADPEKCDQMYESLARINGNVYRQRFPRVRDTSFTGITTEECRVLLSACNKARTRRRRVCGKL encoded by the exons ATGTCTGCGACCAGGTACCGACGGTTTCTGAAGCTGTGCGAGGAGTGGCCCCGGGACGAAATGAAGAAGGGCCGTGATTTGGGGACGTTTCTGCGTCAGAGGGTTGCTTCTGCCTTCCGCGAGGGTGAAAACACGCAG ATTGCAGATCCAGAGAAATGTGACCAGATGTATGAAAGTTTGGCCCGTATCAACGGAAACGTGTACAGACAAAGA tttcCTCGTGTGAGAGACACAAGTTTCACTGGAATAACGACAGAAGAGTGCAGAGTGCTTTTGTCAG CATGCAACAAAGCACGGACGAGGAGAAGAAGGGTTTGTggaaaactttaa